One segment of Xiphias gladius isolate SHS-SW01 ecotype Sanya breed wild chromosome 1, ASM1685928v1, whole genome shotgun sequence DNA contains the following:
- the si:ch211-210p4.6 gene encoding malignant fibrous histiocytoma-amplified sequence 1: MATINANSWEEWDLSGQKLRSLPQDLLTHARSVDLQRNKLKRVIGISRFPHLTELNLSRNKIMEFSQEMRFLNKLEILYMDHNNIRSIPEGIFPHLRMLKFVKLSTNRLAKLPSDINQCTSITYLDLSRNRLQNIQPLIGLPKLKELLVERNQLTELPFQLFQNSTCELTRCKATGNPLRCPPEEVCAGGVLDIQSYFCQMEEDPNTYSALTVKTMFLGSSMAGKSTLCRSLREGKPVTVSVKDRTEGIEISQLYTQEVRFLFWDFAGQEEYYLTHHVFITPRALVILAIDLASYSIVDPKSFKDQLWFWINNIQLRVPDSVVLLVGTHCDQCRDQEEVMEKKIDIEEKVKTMLENRKIVLKHRKKNLEESIDPSLFADQVDELDCLLEYNLKVLDLLTLDCTRSEDIAKLRSHILICLQSESVFLCSGSILPKSYEEVEQVIHTLVALEQIPQHGIILLEELSDLILNHAKLSRETLQSLLRFLLRYLHRIGVILWYEDIDVLSDRVFIQPSFLISVFKSIVRHDLVQCLEGVSRDLLMQEGALVKQKFTWVDDLRCRGTLQNVALRILVRKELEKLVVDDDDLIREVVGTKREEGIIFTLLQYFEVCLPTLVGSHHNPQAPEFISGVKQWESARQAKRDPDGACLFPMYLKDDLIVCHKWGEDKQDDINVHVYFLPEIPHSFYHRGIIKMCSLYTTYWLGRERSLFCSGNRLVLVRQRNKDEDPFIEIRCRRPEKNEEFRPLWDLVLAVMSKLLVLSRQWPGLTQQVHTPCPERGCPHFFTWRDWQELSNTNLYNLVKEEKLVCQGGHTRRTELIFPKDPALQGRS; encoded by the exons ATGGCCACTATAAATG CAAACAGTTGGGAGGAATGGGATCTGTCAGGACAGAAACTGAGGTCCCTTCCTCAGGATCTCTTAACACATGCTAGAAGTGTGGATTTGCAGAGGAACAAACTGAAACGGGTCATCGGCATCTCCAGATTCCCCCACCTGACGGAGCTTAATCTCTCCAGGAACAAGATAATGGAGTTTTCTCAGGAAATGCGCTTCTTGAACAAACTGGAGATACTCTACATGGACCACAACAACATCAGATCCATTCCAGAGGGAATCTTCCCCCATTTAAGAATGTTAAAGTTTGTAAAACTCAGCACCAATCGCCTGGCCAAGCTTCCTTCAGATATAAACCAGTGCACCAGTATCACTTACCTGGACCTTTCCAGGAACCGCCTGCAAAACATCCAACCGCTAATTGGTCTCCCAAAACTGAAGGAGCTTTTGGTTGAGAGGAACCAACTGACCGAGCTCCCATTCCAGCTCTTCCAGAATAGTACCTGTGAGCTGACCAGATGCAAGGCCACAGGCAACCCACTGAGGTGCCCACCAGAGGAGGTCTGCGCTGGCGGGGTCTTGGACATCCAGAGCTACTTCTGTCAAATGGAGGAGGACCCGAACACATACAGTGCCTTGACAGTCAAGACCATGTTCCTGGGCTCCTCCATGGCGGGGAAGTCCACACTCTGCCGCAGCCTGAGAGAAGGGAAGCCTGTGACGGTGTCAGTGAAGGACCGGACTGAGGGAATCGAGATCAGCCAACTGTACACCCAGGAGGTCCGTTTCCTTTTCTGGGACTTTGCAGGGCAGGAGGAGTACTACCTGACACACCACGTCTTCATCACACCACGAGCCCTCGTCATCCTTGCTATTGATTTAGCCAG TTACAGCATCGTAGACCCAAAGTCTTTCAAAGACCAGCTGTGGTTCTGGATAAACAACATACAGTTGCGCGTGCCGGACTCAGTGGTCCTGCTGGTGGGAACACACTGCGACCAGTGCAGAGACCaggaggaggtgatggagaaGAAGATAGACATCGAGGAGAAGGTCAAAACCATGttagaaaacagaaagataGTTTTGAAACACCGTAAGAAAAATCTGGAAGAAAGTATAGACCCCTCTCTCTTTGCAGACCAAGTGGATGAGCTGGATTGCCTTTTGGAATACAATTTGAAG GTTCTGGATCTTTTGACTCTTGACTGCACAAGGTCTGAGGATATTGCAAAACTCAGAAGTCATATTTTGATCTGTCTTCAATCagaaagtgtgtttctgtgttctgGGAGTATCTTACCGAAAAGCTATGAAGAAGTGGAGCAAGTCATTCATACACTTGTTGCTCTAGAACAAATTCCCCAACATG GTATCATCCTACTTGAAGAGCTGAGTGATTTAATTCTAAACCATGCTAAACTGAGCAGAGAGACTCTCCAGTCACTCTTACGATTCCTCTTGCGATATCTGCACCGGATTGGGGTGATCTTGTGGTACGAAGACATCGATGTACTGAGTGACAGAGTGTTTATCCAGCCTTCGTTCCTCATCTCAGTGTTCAAG AGCATTGTGAGACATGACCTGGTGCAGTGTCTGGAGGGGGTCTCCAGAGACCTTCTCATGCAGGAGGGGGCTCTGGTGAAACAAAAGTTCACCTGGGTGGATGACCTGAGGTGCAGAGGGACCCTACAAAATGTAGCTTTGCGCATCTTGGTCCGCAAAGAGTTAGAGAAGCTGGTCGTGGACGATGACGACTTGATCAGAGAGGTGGTGGGAACCAAGCGGGAGGAGGGCATAATATTCACCCTACTGCAGTATTTTGAGGTCTGCCTCCCCACTCTTGTTGGCAGCCACCACAACCCCCAAGCACCAGAGTTCATCTCTGGTGTGAAGCAGTGGGAGTCGGCCAGGCAGGCCAAAAGAGATCCGGATGGAGCCTGTCTCTTCCCCATGTACCTGAAGGACGACCTCATAGTGTGCCACAAGTGGGGTGAGGACAAGCAAGACGACATCAATGTTCACGTCTACTTCCTTCCTGAGATTCCTCACAGCTTCTACCACAG AGGGATCATCAAGATGTGCTCCCTGTACACGACCTACTGGCTGGGGAGAGAGCGGAGTCTCTTCTGCTCTGGGAACAGGCTGGTTCTGGTGAGACAAAGGAATAAGGATGAAGATCCTTTCATTGAGATACGCTGCAGGAGACCTGAGAAGAATGAGG agTTTAGGCCCCTGTGGGATCTGGTCCTGGCGGTGATGTCCAAGCTGCTTGTGCTGTCCAGACAGTGGCCGGGACTGACTCAGCAGGTGCACACACCCTGTCCGGAGCGAGGCTGTCCACACTTCTTTACCTGGAGGGACTGGCAGGAGCTCAGCAACACTAACTTGTACAACCT cgtGAAGGAAGAGAAATTAGTTTGCCAGGGAGGCCACACACGGCGGACGGAGCTGATTTTTCCAAAGg ATCCCGCTTTGCAGGGAAGGAGTTAG